The Setaria italica strain Yugu1 chromosome IX, Setaria_italica_v2.0, whole genome shotgun sequence genome has a window encoding:
- the LOC101759736 gene encoding cyclin-dependent protein kinase inhibitor EL2, with protein sequence MSASPEFYKPAAPAAFTSPCASPLPAPAGFVGFGADDYYSCRTPTGSGITYLKEPTTCPPAPRKPPAPLCKKRLFHLQQTPEVPLISVSLDELERTFRPHHPPPKADKRRRSLRHPKQQQHRTLDSSTSVSN encoded by the coding sequence ATGTCGGCGTCGCCCGAGTTCTACaagcccgccgcccccgcggcctTCACGTCGCCCTGCGCCTCGCCGCTCCCAGCCCCAGCCGGATTTGTTGGATTCGGAGCCGACGACTACTACAGCTGCCGGACGCCGACGGGCAGCGGCATCACCTACCTCAAGGAGCCCACCACGTGCCCGCCGGCGCCCAGGAAGCCTCCGGCGCCCCTGTGCAAGAAGCGCCTCTTCCACTTGCAGCAGACGCCGGAGGTCCCCCTCATCAGCGTGAGCCTCGACGAGCTGGAGCGCACCTTCCGCCCGCACCACCCACCACCAAAGGCCGACAAAAGACGCCGCTCCCTCCGCCACCcaaaacagcagcagcaccgcaCCTTGGATAGTAGTACTAGTGTGTCTAATTAG
- the LOC101778810 gene encoding UPF0548 protein At2g17695 has product YDAALHGATRPKPASTSTSEAAAADTSDKALTERGFFVNRSRVLIGSGADTFLHAKSALLSWRHLALGWANVEPDTPVKVGTRFCICYRELMPWVMLPLQIAYVSDGDGRSSDKSKGTMFAFGSGTLQGHLLAGEERFSVEVDEEYRVWYEVVSFSKPAHVLATLCYPYVQLRQKHFAHRSGQALINHVATASTSAPN; this is encoded by the exons TACGACGCAGCTCTCCATGGCGCGACACGCCCAAAACCAGCATCGACCTCGACCtcagaagctgctgctgctgacacAAGCGACAAGGCTCTTACGGAGCGCGGCTTCTTTGTGAACCGATCGCGTGTTCTGATCGGCTCAGGTGCGGACACCTTCCTCCACGCCAAATCCGCCCTCCTCTCTTGGAG GCACCTGGCACTGGGTTGGGCGAATGTGGAGCCTGACACGCCGGTGAAGGTGGGAACGAGGTTCTGCATCTGCTACAGGGAGCTGATGCCCTGGGTGATGCTGCCGCTGCAGATCGCCTATGTGAGCGACGGCGATGGAAGATCATCCGACAAGTCCAAGGGCACCATGTTTGCGTTCGGTAGCGGCACCCTACAAGGCCATCTGCTG GCCGGGGAGGAGCGGTTCTCGGTGGAGGTGGACGAGGAGTATCGGGTGTGGTACGAGGTGGTGTCCTTCTCCAAGCCTGCACACGTCCTGGCCACGCTCTGCTACCCGTACGTGCAGCTGAGGCAGAAGCATTTCGCGCACCGGTCAGGGCAGGCGCTCATCAACCATGtggccaccgcctccacctcaGCACCCAACTAG
- the LOC101759330 gene encoding phosphoglucan phosphatase DSP4, amyloplastic, protein MNCLQNLLKEPPIVGSRSMRRPSPLNLAMVRGGSRRSNTVKTMQPPGASTSGAESSAVEVGTEKSEVYSTNMTQAMGAALTYRHELGMNYNFIRPDLIVGSCLQSPLDVDKLRKIGVKTIFCLQQDSDLEYFGVNIRAIQDYCLQFKDIEHCRAEIRDFDAFDLRLRLPAVVSKLHKLVNCNGGVTYIHCTAGLGRAPAVALAYMFWILGYSLNEGHQLLQSKRASFPKLEAIKLATADILTGLSKNTITLKWEDDTSSSVEISGLDIGWGQRIPLTYDKEKGAWFLEKELPEGRYEYKYIVDGNWLCNEHENITKPNADGHVNNFVQVSRDGTSDEEKELRERLTGPNPDLTDEERLMIREYLEQYVEAEQ, encoded by the exons ATGAACTGCCTCCAGAACCTGCTCAA ggagcctccaatCGTAGGATCCAGATCCATGAGGCGGCCCTCTCCGCTCAATCTG GCGATGGTTCGTGGCGGGAGTCGCCGATCAAACACCGTCAAAACT ATGCAGCCACCTGGGGCGTCCACTTCTGGTGCCGAGAGCAGTGCAGTGGAGGTGGGCACGGAGAAGTCTGAAGTGTACAGCACTAACATGACACAGGCTATGGGAGCAG CGTTGACATACAGACATGAGCTCGGGATGAACTACAATTTCATACGCCCAGACTTGATTGTAGGCTCCTGCTTACAG AGTCCTCTTGATGTTGATAAGCTTCGGAAGATTGGTGTCAAAACTATATTCTGCTTGCAGCAGGATTCGGATCTTGA ATATTTTGGAGTCAACATCCGTGCCATTCAAGATTATTGTCTACAATTCAAAGATATTGAGCACTGCCGTGCTGAAATTAG GGATTTTGATGCTTTTGATTTGCGATTGAGGCTTCCTGCTGTGGTTAGCAAATTGCACAAGCTTGTCAACTGTAATGGTGGCGTAACATATATTCATTGCACTGCTGGACTTGGAAGAGCTCCTGCTGTGGCA ctcGCTTATATGTTCTGGATTCTTGGGTACAGTCTTAATGAAGGACATCAGCTACTTCAG agCAAAAGAGCTTCCTTTCCAAAGTTGGAAGCCATTAAGTTGGCAACTGCTGACATT CTGACGGGATTATCCAAAAATACAATCACTTTGAAATGGGAAGATGATACTTCGTCTTCTGTTGAAATTTCTGGGCTCGACATTGGCTGGGGTCAG AGAATTCCTTTGACATATGATAAGGAGAAAGGAGCTTGGTTTCTTGAGAAAGAGTTGCCC GAAGGACGGTATGAATACAAATACATAGTGGATGGCAACTGGCTGTGCAATGAGCATGAGAATATAACCAAACCGAATGCCGACGGCCATGTGAACAACTTTGTCCAG GTCTCAAGGGACGGTACGAGTGATGAAGAGAAGGAACTAAGGGAGCGTTTGACGGGCCCAAACCCTGATCTTACGGATGAGGAAAGGCTGATGATCAGAGAGTACTTGGAACAATACGTGGAGGCTGAGCAATAG